A single region of the Thermococcus zilligii AN1 genome encodes:
- a CDS encoding DUF362 domain-containing protein: MPEKIRVVVNEDRCYLCGGCAGVCPALAIEVHASGWEFFQDRCIGCRICINACPVGALSAEPLGVKE, encoded by the coding sequence ATGCCGGAGAAGATTAGGGTCGTCGTTAACGAAGACCGTTGCTACCTCTGCGGTGGTTGCGCCGGCGTCTGTCCTGCCCTCGCTATAGAGGTTCACGCGAGCGGCTGGGAGTTCTTCCAGGACAGGTGCATAGGCTGCAGGATATGCATCAACGCCTGCCCCGTTGGGGCGCTCAGCGCCGAGCCGCTGGGGGTGAAAGAATGA
- the surR gene encoding sulfur metabolism transcriptional regulator SurR, translating to MGGAELDVFYILGNRVRRDLLSHLTCSECYFSFLSSRVNVSSTAVAKHLKIMEREGILRSYEKEGPFIGPSRKYYEINISKTFVTTVTPHIFWYRGLDLNGAPAEKATIDLSAVNTESGDLYAQVEGFLQLSRELNKILSLLQAVEHKRNRLMARIKETYLREIGDMTQLAILHYVLLNGEVTVDELSDRLNLKEREVLVKAQELDRFIPLRIKEGVIKIDEERLKQRIGGENDAGED from the coding sequence ATGGGTGGGGCCGAGCTGGATGTGTTCTATATCTTAGGGAACAGGGTGAGGAGGGATCTGCTTAGCCATCTGACCTGTAGCGAGTGCTATTTCAGTTTTCTGAGCAGTAGAGTCAACGTTTCTTCAACCGCCGTTGCCAAGCACCTCAAAATCATGGAAAGGGAAGGCATTCTCCGCTCATATGAGAAGGAGGGGCCCTTCATCGGGCCTTCAAGGAAGTACTACGAGATCAACATCTCAAAGACCTTCGTGACGACCGTAACCCCCCACATATTCTGGTACAGGGGGCTTGACCTCAATGGGGCCCCCGCGGAAAAGGCCACCATCGACCTATCGGCCGTGAACACAGAGAGCGGCGACCTCTACGCCCAGGTGGAGGGCTTTCTCCAGCTGAGCAGGGAGCTCAATAAAATCCTCTCCCTTCTCCAGGCTGTGGAGCACAAGAGGAACAGGCTCATGGCCCGGATTAAAGAGACCTACCTCAGGGAGATAGGCGACATGACCCAGCTGGCCATACTCCACTACGTCCTCCTCAACGGGGAAGTGACGGTGGACGAGCTCAGCGACAGGCTCAACCTCAAGGAGAGGGAAGTCCTCGTAAAGGCGCAGGAACTGGACAGGTTTATACCGTTAAGGATAAAAGAAGGGGTCATCAAGATTGACGAAGAAAGGCTGAAACAAAGGATCGGCGGTGAAAACGATGCCGGAGAAGATTAG
- a CDS encoding MFS transporter, with protein MSLNRNFWLFAVGRFVSQLGWAVQDVALPLYVLDQTKSGSVMSLFIIAEILPRALLSPIAGVIGDRYNRKNLMVWLDIARGVLLFAVIAFDLLEIRELLVVQVAMSIMGTFFGAATGAMYPDLVKEEELAIANSLLQSFDVIARIAGPALGGIIYAFGGVKLAILINAASFFGSGLFEVFIRYEWTSRKIESPGEVIGDIKEGIAFLRSSKYLTVILSYALFINFLLNPVFAVALPYVYRVELAFSSQWFGFLQTAFMAGMLLGNVAIMAKLGSRAESMLFRALFVQLGIVLVLAILISPLPSMSASTLFVIFMGLNAVDGFFNALVNVPIVTKLQRAIPSELRGRIFSVFDLTMGMTIPLSMALVGFALDYVPTWVLFAVSGFLGIAVTAYYYLRYGGLLEEHIEAEAIGLEQGIA; from the coding sequence ATGAGCCTCAACAGAAACTTCTGGCTCTTCGCGGTGGGCCGCTTCGTGTCGCAGCTCGGCTGGGCGGTGCAGGACGTCGCTTTGCCCCTCTACGTGCTTGACCAGACAAAGAGCGGCTCCGTCATGAGCCTTTTCATCATAGCCGAGATACTCCCAAGGGCACTGCTCTCGCCGATAGCGGGTGTAATAGGCGACCGCTACAACAGGAAGAACCTCATGGTGTGGCTGGACATAGCCAGGGGAGTTCTCCTCTTCGCGGTCATTGCCTTTGACCTGCTCGAGATAAGGGAGCTCCTCGTCGTCCAGGTCGCTATGAGCATCATGGGGACTTTCTTTGGCGCGGCTACAGGGGCTATGTACCCTGACCTCGTGAAGGAAGAAGAGCTCGCCATCGCGAACTCACTCCTCCAGAGCTTTGACGTTATAGCGAGGATAGCCGGCCCTGCCCTCGGTGGAATCATCTATGCCTTTGGCGGAGTAAAGCTCGCGATACTCATAAACGCGGCCAGTTTCTTCGGTTCTGGCCTGTTTGAGGTTTTCATCCGCTACGAGTGGACTTCCAGGAAAATAGAGTCTCCCGGAGAGGTTATCGGCGACATAAAAGAGGGCATCGCCTTCCTCCGCTCGAGCAAGTACCTGACCGTTATACTCAGCTACGCCCTCTTCATAAACTTCCTCCTCAACCCGGTTTTCGCCGTGGCCCTCCCCTACGTTTACAGGGTGGAGCTGGCCTTTTCGAGCCAGTGGTTCGGCTTCCTCCAGACGGCGTTCATGGCGGGCATGCTCCTGGGGAACGTCGCGATAATGGCGAAGCTCGGCAGTAGGGCTGAGAGCATGCTCTTCCGCGCGCTTTTTGTGCAGTTAGGCATCGTCCTCGTGTTAGCCATCCTCATATCGCCCCTCCCCAGCATGAGCGCCTCTACACTCTTCGTCATCTTCATGGGCCTCAACGCCGTCGACGGCTTCTTCAACGCCCTGGTGAACGTCCCGATAGTTACAAAGCTCCAGAGGGCGATACCCAGCGAGCTGAGGGGAAGGATTTTCTCCGTCTTCGACCTCACAATGGGCATGACAATCCCGCTAAGCATGGCACTCGTCGGCTTTGCCCTTGACTACGTCCCGACATGGGTTCTTTTTGCCGTTTCGGGGTTCCTGGGGATTGCTGTTACCGCCTACTACTACCTCCGCTACGGCGGCCTCCTTGAGGAGCACATAGAGGCTGAGGCAATCGGATTAGAGCAGGGGATTGCCTGA
- a CDS encoding geranylgeranyl reductase family protein translates to MKYDVVVVGAGIAGPIVARNVAKAGYSVLLIDKKPAIGSPKQCAEGISIKVFDKYDIPYDRRYINREIYGARIYSPSGYELELRYNEVSGVILERKVFDKMLAYYAAKAGADVLARTEALDVIRKDGKVAGIKAKHEDEPVEIYADIIVAADGVESTVARKAGINTYAPPHEFDSSYEYEMLIEGFDPDLIHLWFGNEVAPRGYVWVFPKDEDRANVGIGIASDHPQTAKYYLDKWLKENNIPMKKILEVNVGLVPVGGFVKELVKENVLVVGDAARQVNPMHGGGMAEAMEAGTIASKWIVKALEEENLSLLQNYTAEWWEKDGKRLEGVLRVRRVTEKLTDEDLDLFIQILSGADAEKIAGGDYVEVIKALLTHPKVLMSRRRLSLLKELL, encoded by the coding sequence ATGAAGTACGACGTTGTCGTCGTCGGTGCGGGAATTGCTGGTCCAATTGTGGCCAGAAACGTTGCCAAGGCCGGTTACTCGGTTCTGCTCATCGACAAGAAGCCCGCCATCGGAAGCCCGAAGCAGTGCGCTGAAGGAATAAGCATAAAGGTCTTCGACAAGTACGACATCCCCTACGACAGGCGCTATATCAACCGCGAGATCTACGGTGCCAGGATCTACTCTCCGAGCGGTTACGAACTTGAGCTGCGCTATAATGAAGTGAGCGGTGTGATCCTCGAGAGGAAGGTCTTCGACAAGATGCTGGCTTACTACGCGGCCAAAGCGGGTGCGGACGTGCTGGCGAGGACTGAGGCCCTCGACGTCATAAGGAAGGACGGAAAGGTGGCTGGAATCAAGGCCAAGCACGAGGATGAGCCGGTCGAGATTTACGCCGACATTATAGTTGCCGCGGATGGGGTTGAGAGCACCGTCGCGAGAAAAGCCGGAATAAACACCTACGCCCCTCCCCACGAGTTTGATTCAAGCTACGAGTACGAAATGCTCATCGAGGGCTTTGATCCTGATCTCATCCACCTCTGGTTCGGCAACGAGGTTGCCCCGAGGGGCTACGTCTGGGTCTTCCCGAAGGACGAGGACAGGGCCAACGTGGGAATAGGGATCGCCTCGGACCACCCGCAAACGGCCAAGTACTACCTCGACAAATGGCTGAAGGAGAACAACATCCCAATGAAGAAAATCCTCGAGGTCAACGTCGGGCTCGTCCCTGTCGGCGGCTTCGTGAAGGAGCTGGTGAAGGAAAACGTGCTGGTTGTCGGCGACGCGGCAAGGCAGGTCAACCCGATGCACGGCGGGGGAATGGCCGAGGCGATGGAGGCTGGAACGATAGCGAGCAAGTGGATTGTGAAGGCCCTCGAGGAGGAGAACCTCTCACTGCTTCAGAACTACACTGCTGAGTGGTGGGAGAAGGACGGAAAGAGGCTTGAGGGGGTTCTCAGGGTCAGAAGGGTCACGGAGAAGCTCACTGACGAAGACCTGGATCTTTTCATCCAGATCCTCAGCGGTGCGGACGCGGAGAAGATAGCCGGAGGAGACTACGTCGAGGTTATAAAGGCCCTCCTCACGCACCCGAAGGTCCTCATGAGCAGGAGAAGGCTGAGCCTCCTCAAGGAGCTCCTCTGA
- a CDS encoding DUF4097 family beta strand repeat-containing protein, with the protein MGMIFENVKEIEIKAVNGRLSIEGWGGEVEVDYTRHGEVEVEVEQSGERLIIEEKPRTRKVLGVFSKSPEGWAEINLKVPDVAIVSAKNVNGEIIAKGVRFGEVTTVNGQISLENCWAEKLSSVNGRIRAHLKVAGPLKASTVNGKVEITLDDLEGDVSISTVNGGVTLRLTEFCDARITAKAVNGGVHFAGIDPENPVIGTGNYEVRVSTVNGSVRVELV; encoded by the coding sequence ATGGGGATGATCTTTGAAAACGTGAAGGAAATCGAGATAAAGGCCGTGAACGGAAGGCTGAGCATCGAGGGCTGGGGAGGGGAAGTGGAAGTTGACTATACCAGGCACGGCGAGGTTGAGGTGGAGGTCGAGCAGAGCGGGGAGAGGTTGATCATCGAGGAAAAGCCCAGAACCAGGAAGGTTCTCGGGGTATTCTCCAAATCCCCGGAGGGGTGGGCAGAGATAAACCTGAAGGTGCCCGATGTTGCCATTGTAAGCGCTAAGAACGTGAACGGCGAGATTATAGCCAAAGGCGTGCGCTTTGGGGAAGTAACGACGGTTAACGGACAGATCAGCCTTGAGAACTGCTGGGCGGAGAAGCTCTCCAGCGTGAACGGCAGGATAAGGGCCCACCTGAAGGTCGCAGGCCCCCTCAAAGCCTCAACCGTCAACGGGAAGGTTGAGATAACGCTGGACGACCTTGAGGGCGATGTTAGTATCAGCACCGTCAACGGGGGCGTAACACTCCGCCTTACAGAATTCTGCGACGCGAGAATAACGGCAAAGGCTGTAAACGGCGGGGTTCACTTCGCCGGTATCGACCCGGAGAACCCCGTTATCGGAACGGGTAACTACGAGGTCAGGGTCAGTACCGTCAACGGGAGCGTGAGGGTGGAACTTGTCTGA
- the pdo gene encoding protein disulfide oxidoreductase — protein sequence MGLISDADKRVIKEEFFSRLTNPVKLMVFTGREHCQYCTQLKQLVQELSELTDKLTYEFHNFDTPEGKEIARKYRIDRAPAVTITQDGKDMGVRYFGLPAGHEFGSFLEDIVDVSNGTTDLMPESKKALHGIERDVRILVFVTPTCPYCPLAVRMAHKFAIENAIAGKGRILGDMVEAIEYPEWADEYSVMAVPKIVIQVDGEDRVEFEGAYPEKMFLEKLLAALE from the coding sequence ATGGGACTGATTAGCGATGCCGACAAGAGGGTAATAAAGGAGGAGTTCTTCTCCAGGCTGACCAACCCCGTCAAGCTCATGGTTTTCACAGGCAGGGAGCACTGCCAGTACTGCACCCAGCTCAAGCAACTCGTTCAGGAGCTCAGCGAGCTCACAGACAAGCTCACATACGAGTTCCACAACTTCGACACGCCAGAGGGCAAGGAGATCGCCAGGAAATACAGGATAGACCGCGCCCCCGCCGTCACCATAACCCAGGACGGAAAGGACATGGGCGTCCGCTACTTTGGCCTCCCGGCCGGCCACGAGTTCGGTTCCTTCCTTGAGGACATAGTGGACGTCAGCAACGGCACCACCGACCTCATGCCCGAGAGCAAGAAGGCCCTTCACGGGATCGAGAGGGACGTCAGGATACTCGTCTTCGTTACCCCAACCTGCCCCTACTGCCCGCTGGCGGTTAGGATGGCCCACAAGTTCGCCATAGAGAACGCCATTGCCGGAAAGGGCAGGATTCTCGGAGACATGGTCGAGGCGATTGAGTACCCGGAGTGGGCCGACGAGTACAGCGTTATGGCCGTTCCGAAGATAGTCATACAGGTCGACGGCGAGGACAGGGTTGAGTTCGAGGGCGCTTACCCGGAGAAGATGTTCCTCGAGAAGCTTTTGGCGGCCCTCGAGTGA
- the topA gene encoding DNA topoisomerase I, translating to MVTLIIAEKPNVARKIAHALAEGKPVRKSIGKVSYYEFTRDGKRIIVAPAVGHLFSLAPRDKTYGYPVFDIEWVPVYVAEKGKGYAKDYIRALAVLAKQADEFIVACDYDTEGEVIGYTALKYACGVDPSKAKRMKFSALTKKDILNAWYNLEPTINFGMADAGIARHVLDWYWGVNLSRALSSAIKRASGKWMVLSTGRVQGPTLKFLVEREKEIQSFTPTPYGVIKMLLEKNGEQHTASYEKERILDEEEARKIVEEAKKGPAFVEKVEVKQQQRNPPVPFDLGTLQREAYSAFGYSPKKTLDIAQKLYEKGYCLHPDSLIPTPEGIKKIKELPKEGEVFALDFDLKLSRARYRLLERDADEPMYKVVLGDRTELYLTGDHPVLVYRDDRLIFVPAGELRDDDQVVFFINRGELRSLRKAPRLLEFILRNATSMKDYILYEPPFGGILRERIKQAGLKAEILRRFKIKEPTYYKYLRGKMPVPMVKFLVERGVIPMEELKGIFLGFSYGTSLSPVKFELGEEFWYLYGFVLGDGHLEKKGTITISAKEREEETLRAIREVADALGVPISYDRKYRVITLRSKSLTRLFELLGCPYGNKTEVFRIPGLVMSKPEWMASFLAGYYDADAHIGTKPTGSKKSMSPQIVLTSKNRQAIYTVKLMWQLLGVGTYLWEKKEGQGNFVAYELKVYSRDALRFYEIMRKYLRVKRQDLENVREVAIRKRKSYSHHYSVLRVRNWRGKLKTDRAFWKKFDMSNQTAPGSGISLDKLERIGDYLINEDLRRIATGDVYILPIKEIKKFHYRGKVYDLVVDGYHNFIANGVVVHNCSYPRTSSQKLPKNLNFRGIIQNLAKLPEYKPFAHELLGRGELKPVEGKKEDPAHPAIYPTGELPKPEELTKDEQNLYDLIVRRFLALFMEPAVRETMKVVINSNSHRFILSGARTLKEGWLRVYGKYVEFEEVVLPPFKEGEPVNVLQIKREKKMTKPPARYSPAAVIKKMEDLGIGTKATRAQILETLYQRGYIEGKRKIKVTPLGMRVLEALEKNVPDIVSVELTKAFEEKMEDIMAGKAKRDEVIEESKEELVRILRVFREKELDIGRMLLESTGTGVTPSKSSARKAGAVKEGEEEEMGAAPGEAGSESEESKEPEKKPLVIGKCPKCGGDLVVRYNRKTGKRFAGCSNWPRCDVTYPLLQRGEIVPTDKTCCNGAPVVKIREGKKEYEVCLDMNCKERENS from the coding sequence ATGGTAACGCTCATCATCGCCGAGAAGCCCAACGTTGCCAGAAAGATCGCCCACGCCTTGGCAGAAGGCAAACCCGTGAGAAAATCGATCGGGAAGGTGAGCTATTACGAGTTCACCCGCGACGGGAAGAGGATCATCGTCGCCCCAGCGGTTGGACATCTCTTCTCCCTTGCACCCAGAGATAAAACCTACGGTTACCCGGTCTTTGACATCGAGTGGGTTCCCGTTTACGTCGCCGAGAAGGGAAAGGGCTATGCGAAGGACTACATAAGGGCCCTCGCGGTCCTGGCAAAGCAGGCTGACGAGTTCATCGTTGCGTGTGACTACGACACGGAGGGAGAGGTGATAGGTTACACCGCCCTCAAATACGCCTGCGGCGTCGACCCTTCAAAGGCAAAGCGCATGAAGTTCTCTGCTCTGACAAAGAAGGACATCCTCAACGCCTGGTACAACCTCGAACCGACGATAAACTTCGGCATGGCCGATGCGGGAATAGCGCGCCACGTTCTTGACTGGTACTGGGGCGTCAACCTTTCGAGGGCTTTAAGCTCGGCCATAAAACGCGCCAGCGGCAAGTGGATGGTTCTCTCGACGGGAAGGGTCCAGGGGCCGACGCTGAAGTTTCTTGTTGAGAGGGAGAAGGAGATTCAGAGCTTCACGCCGACCCCCTACGGGGTCATCAAAATGCTCCTCGAGAAGAACGGGGAACAGCACACCGCGAGCTATGAGAAGGAGCGCATCCTTGACGAGGAGGAAGCCAGGAAAATCGTCGAGGAGGCAAAGAAGGGGCCTGCGTTCGTTGAGAAGGTTGAAGTGAAGCAGCAGCAGAGAAACCCGCCGGTCCCCTTTGACCTCGGAACCCTCCAGAGGGAGGCCTACTCGGCGTTCGGCTATTCCCCGAAGAAGACTCTGGACATTGCGCAGAAGCTGTACGAAAAGGGATACTGTCTCCACCCTGATTCTCTCATACCTACCCCGGAGGGGATAAAGAAAATCAAAGAGCTACCGAAGGAAGGCGAGGTATTTGCCCTTGACTTTGACCTCAAACTGTCGAGGGCGAGGTACAGGCTCCTTGAGAGGGACGCGGATGAGCCTATGTATAAGGTTGTCCTTGGCGATAGAACTGAGCTCTACCTCACCGGGGATCATCCGGTTCTGGTTTATCGGGATGATCGGCTGATATTCGTGCCCGCCGGGGAGCTCAGGGATGATGACCAGGTGGTGTTTTTCATAAACCGTGGGGAGCTTCGGAGCCTACGTAAAGCTCCACGGCTCCTTGAGTTCATCCTCAGAAACGCCACGTCAATGAAAGACTACATTCTTTACGAACCCCCTTTTGGCGGCATTTTGAGGGAAAGAATCAAGCAAGCCGGGTTAAAGGCGGAAATCCTGCGGAGGTTCAAAATCAAGGAGCCAACTTACTACAAATACCTCAGGGGCAAAATGCCAGTTCCGATGGTGAAGTTCCTCGTTGAGAGAGGCGTTATCCCCATGGAAGAGCTGAAGGGTATCTTCCTTGGGTTTTCCTATGGCACATCTTTGTCCCCAGTAAAATTCGAACTTGGCGAGGAGTTTTGGTACCTATATGGGTTCGTCCTTGGAGATGGCCACTTGGAGAAAAAGGGCACCATAACGATATCCGCAAAAGAACGGGAGGAGGAAACTCTAAGGGCAATCCGAGAAGTTGCCGATGCACTTGGTGTCCCCATCTCATACGACAGGAAATATCGGGTAATAACCCTTCGCAGTAAGTCCTTAACCCGGCTCTTCGAGCTCCTTGGATGTCCCTACGGCAATAAGACTGAGGTTTTCAGAATTCCTGGTTTAGTGATGTCAAAACCCGAGTGGATGGCCTCGTTCCTTGCCGGTTACTACGACGCCGATGCCCATATTGGCACGAAACCGACTGGAAGTAAAAAGTCAATGTCTCCACAGATTGTCCTGACGTCCAAGAACCGGCAGGCGATATACACCGTCAAACTCATGTGGCAACTCCTTGGAGTCGGTACATACCTCTGGGAGAAAAAGGAGGGGCAGGGCAATTTTGTGGCCTACGAGCTTAAGGTCTACTCGCGCGATGCGCTCCGGTTTTATGAGATTATGCGGAAATACCTGAGGGTAAAGAGACAGGACCTTGAGAATGTTCGGGAGGTTGCAATCAGAAAAAGGAAGTCCTACTCTCACCATTACAGCGTTCTCAGGGTTAGAAACTGGAGAGGGAAGTTGAAGACCGATAGGGCTTTCTGGAAAAAGTTCGATATGTCCAATCAGACGGCCCCTGGGAGCGGGATAAGTCTCGACAAGCTGGAGCGGATTGGGGACTACCTGATCAACGAAGACCTCCGCAGGATTGCGACTGGGGACGTATACATCCTTCCAATAAAGGAAATCAAAAAGTTCCACTATCGCGGTAAAGTCTACGACCTTGTCGTCGATGGGTATCACAACTTCATAGCTAATGGCGTCGTTGTCCATAACTGTTCATACCCGAGAACTTCATCCCAGAAGCTCCCCAAGAACCTCAACTTCAGGGGCATAATCCAGAACCTCGCGAAGCTTCCCGAGTACAAGCCCTTCGCCCACGAGCTTTTGGGCAGGGGGGAACTCAAGCCCGTCGAGGGCAAAAAGGAAGACCCCGCGCATCCTGCCATCTACCCGACGGGCGAGTTACCCAAGCCAGAAGAGCTGACGAAGGACGAGCAAAACCTGTATGATCTGATAGTAAGGCGCTTCCTCGCCCTCTTCATGGAGCCAGCGGTTAGGGAGACGATGAAAGTTGTCATAAACTCCAACTCCCACCGCTTCATCCTGAGCGGTGCGAGGACACTGAAGGAGGGCTGGCTGAGGGTTTACGGGAAATACGTAGAGTTCGAGGAGGTTGTTCTTCCTCCCTTCAAAGAGGGCGAGCCCGTAAACGTTCTCCAGATAAAGCGCGAGAAGAAAATGACGAAGCCTCCGGCGCGCTATTCTCCAGCGGCGGTGATAAAGAAGATGGAAGACCTTGGCATAGGTACGAAAGCAACGCGCGCCCAGATACTCGAGACGCTCTACCAGAGGGGCTACATCGAGGGGAAAAGGAAGATAAAGGTGACTCCCCTGGGAATGCGCGTTTTGGAGGCCCTGGAGAAGAACGTGCCAGACATAGTCAGCGTGGAACTCACCAAAGCCTTCGAGGAGAAGATGGAAGACATAATGGCCGGAAAGGCGAAAAGGGATGAGGTCATCGAGGAGAGCAAGGAAGAGCTGGTAAGGATTCTCAGGGTCTTCAGGGAGAAGGAGCTCGACATTGGGAGGATGCTCCTTGAGAGCACCGGGACCGGTGTTACCCCCTCCAAATCTTCTGCAAGGAAGGCAGGCGCGGTCAAAGAGGGCGAGGAAGAAGAGATGGGGGCCGCTCCCGGGGAAGCCGGTTCCGAGAGCGAGGAGAGCAAAGAACCCGAGAAAAAGCCCCTCGTCATCGGAAAATGCCCCAAATGCGGTGGAGATCTAGTAGTTCGCTACAACAGGAAAACCGGGAAGCGCTTCGCTGGCTGTTCAAACTGGCCCAGGTGCGACGTGACCTATCCCCTCCTCCAGCGCGGGGAGATAGTCCCCACCGATAAGACCTGCTGCAACGGTGCCCCCGTCGTCAAAATCCGCGAAGGAAAGAAGGAGTATGAGGTATGCCTCGACATGAACTGCAAAGAGCGGGAAAATAGCTAA
- a CDS encoding AEC family transporter, whose product MNIVEMLALIALGYILRLTLKDERPFDWLRFITNDILLAFFVFGNVASKDLAYLLSIKTVFLYVFIIIAISLGFSYLYGRFVLKNDPWAGALMVLSVYPNTAALGFPIAGLFLSDVTPAILYSTTNSMIVIPIVTFIAAHYSSGGASVRGSFLRALKFPPTLANLFALGLVILGIKLPGWFIGPVGTLGWWSIPLLLVYFGSRISLSRLEWRKLLEVGTFRIAIPFIFVFLTLRWASREVFYSVLVEASMPPAIAANAILAQYKLRAEEAISATFVLTLLVIALFIALKALL is encoded by the coding sequence ATGAACATCGTCGAGATGCTCGCCCTCATAGCGCTCGGCTACATTCTAAGGCTCACCCTAAAGGACGAAAGGCCCTTCGACTGGCTGCGCTTTATCACCAATGACATTCTTCTGGCTTTCTTCGTCTTCGGCAACGTTGCGAGCAAGGATCTGGCTTACCTGCTCAGCATAAAGACCGTTTTCCTCTACGTCTTCATCATAATCGCCATAAGCCTGGGCTTCTCCTACCTCTACGGGAGGTTTGTCCTCAAAAACGACCCCTGGGCCGGAGCTTTAATGGTCCTCTCGGTTTACCCGAACACCGCGGCGCTTGGCTTTCCCATAGCTGGCCTCTTCCTGAGCGACGTAACGCCGGCGATCCTCTACTCAACCACGAACTCGATGATCGTAATCCCCATAGTGACGTTCATAGCGGCCCACTACTCGAGCGGCGGCGCGAGCGTTAGGGGGAGCTTTCTCAGGGCCTTAAAGTTCCCGCCGACGCTTGCAAACCTCTTCGCGCTTGGCCTCGTTATTTTGGGAATCAAACTGCCAGGCTGGTTCATTGGGCCTGTTGGAACCCTCGGCTGGTGGAGCATCCCGCTTCTCCTGGTTTACTTCGGCTCGCGGATAAGCCTCAGCAGGCTCGAGTGGAGGAAGCTCCTTGAGGTCGGAACCTTCAGGATTGCGATTCCTTTCATCTTCGTCTTCCTGACCCTCCGCTGGGCAAGCAGGGAGGTATTCTACTCGGTTTTGGTGGAGGCCAGCATGCCGCCTGCCATAGCGGCCAACGCCATTTTAGCCCAGTACAAACTGAGGGCCGAGGAAGCGATAAGCGCCACGTTCGTGCTCACCCTGCTCGTCATCGCGCTTTTCATAGCGCTGAAGGCCCTCCTCTGA
- a CDS encoding M42 family metallopeptidase, giving the protein MERVVEILREILGVPSPTGYTREVLAHIERKLGEEGIRTYYTNKGALIAGNHPKPELVIAGHVDTLGAMVRGILPDGHLSFTPIGGLLLPTFEGEYCTVITRSGKRFRGTLLLRNPSAHVNKDAGKKERTEENMYIRLDEEVEKREDTEKLGIRPGDFVAFDPKFEYVKGFVKAHFLDDKASVAVMIDLLLELGAEKLEKLPVAFFFSPYEEVGHGGSAGYPPGTKELLVVDMGVVGEGVSGMETAVSIAAKDSTGPYDYEMTGKLIELAERRKIKHVVDVFPYYGSDGSAALRAGWDFRVALIGPGVHASHGMERTHVKGLLATKELIRAYIEEKFGL; this is encoded by the coding sequence ATGGAGCGCGTCGTCGAGATCCTGAGGGAGATACTTGGGGTGCCCTCTCCCACTGGCTACACGAGGGAGGTTTTAGCCCACATCGAAAGGAAACTCGGCGAAGAGGGCATTAGGACTTACTACACCAACAAAGGGGCTTTGATAGCGGGCAACCATCCAAAGCCGGAGCTTGTGATAGCGGGCCACGTCGATACCCTCGGAGCGATGGTCAGGGGGATTCTCCCGGACGGGCACCTCTCTTTCACCCCGATCGGAGGCCTGCTCCTGCCGACCTTTGAGGGCGAATACTGCACGGTAATCACCCGCTCCGGGAAGAGGTTCAGGGGGACGCTCCTCCTCAGGAACCCGAGTGCCCACGTGAACAAAGACGCCGGAAAGAAGGAGAGAACCGAGGAGAACATGTACATAAGGCTTGACGAGGAAGTCGAGAAGAGAGAGGACACGGAGAAGCTCGGAATAAGGCCCGGCGACTTCGTAGCCTTTGACCCGAAGTTCGAGTACGTGAAAGGCTTCGTCAAGGCCCACTTTTTAGACGACAAGGCGAGCGTTGCGGTTATGATTGACCTGCTTTTGGAACTCGGGGCGGAGAAGCTGGAGAAGCTCCCGGTTGCGTTCTTCTTCTCGCCCTACGAGGAGGTCGGCCACGGCGGCTCGGCAGGCTACCCACCAGGCACCAAAGAGCTCCTCGTAGTTGACATGGGCGTCGTCGGTGAAGGCGTCTCTGGAATGGAGACGGCCGTTTCCATAGCGGCGAAGGACTCAACCGGTCCCTACGACTACGAGATGACGGGCAAGCTCATAGAGCTCGCCGAGAGGAGAAAAATAAAACACGTCGTTGACGTCTTCCCCTACTACGGCTCCGATGGTTCCGCTGCCTTAAGGGCCGGCTGGGACTTCCGCGTTGCCCTCATTGGCCCGGGGGTTCACGCGAGCCACGGCATGGAGAGGACACACGTTAAAGGCCTGCTGGCAACGAAGGAGCTTATAAGGGCCTACATCGAGGAGAAGTTCGGGCTTTGA
- a CDS encoding ArsR/SmtB family transcription factor — MEDLKAQLEELKKRLEVLEENIDPVDEVMLSIKARLRRKLEGGKLPELDEEKAAKTLKALANHDRIRILKMLSENPMGFKEIKEALGVESPTVSHHLKLLTKTGMVKRGKGYEISPNGRLFLRLLEIITALEEVEE, encoded by the coding sequence ATGGAGGACCTCAAAGCCCAGCTTGAGGAGCTGAAGAAGAGGCTGGAGGTGCTCGAGGAGAACATAGACCCGGTAGACGAGGTCATGCTCTCCATAAAGGCCCGCCTGCGGAGGAAGCTTGAGGGGGGAAAGCTCCCGGAACTCGACGAGGAGAAAGCCGCAAAGACCCTCAAGGCCCTCGCAAACCATGACAGGATAAGGATACTCAAGATGCTCTCCGAAAATCCGATGGGCTTCAAGGAGATAAAGGAAGCCCTCGGCGTCGAAAGCCCGACGGTTTCCCACCACCTGAAGCTCCTCACGAAGACAGGAATGGTGAAAAGGGGTAAAGGGTACGAGATCTCGCCCAACGGGCGTTTGTTTTTGCGCCTGCTTGAGATAATAACTGCCCTTGAGGAGGTGGAAGAATGA